The following proteins are encoded in a genomic region of Mus caroli chromosome 18, CAROLI_EIJ_v1.1, whole genome shotgun sequence:
- the Synpo gene encoding synaptopodin isoform X3, whose protein sequence is MEGFSEEASLLRHLEKVASEEEEVPLVVYLKENAALLTANGLHLSQSRETQQSSPNPPDTEVPSPAADINQNPSSPNATLTTLASSSHHNQPTADINQNPPAAITPVPQNSSQAQCSPNGTLDSKPGTLCADDGQPPVPAEEVRSSILLIDKVSAPPSAASTFSREATPLSSSGPPAAATDLMSSSLLIDMQPSTLVAPAEQEVPGNAAVTTPTKVYSEVHLTLAKPASVVNRTARPFGIQSPGTSHIEQSPMMGRRQFGEKAWAPPASSMADRSPQPQRHIMSRSPMVERRLLGQRSPVVERRPLGNFTPPPTYAETLSTAPVASRVRSPPSYSTLYPSSDPKPPHLKGQVAPANKTGILEESMARRGSRKSMFTFVEKPKVTPNPDLLDLVQTADEKRRQRDHGEVGMEEEPFALGAEASNFQQEPIARDRASPAAAEEAVPEWASCLKSPRIQAKPKPKPNQNLSEASGKGAELYARRQSRMEKYVIESSGHAELARCPSPTMSLPSSWKYTTNAPGGFRVASLSPARTPPASLYHGYLPENGVLRPEPTKQQPYQMRPSLYALSPVKEPAKASSRATSSRTPSRTVSPRAASPAKPSSLDLVPNLPRAGLPPSPALPRPSRSSPGLYTAPVQDSLQPTAVSPTYSSDISPVSPSRAWSPRAKQAPRPSFSTRNAGIEAQDRPESLPTSPPWTPAASRPPSSLDGWVSPGPWEPGRGSSMSSPPPLPPPPPMSPSWSERSVSPLRSETEARPPSRQLQALLARNIINAARRKSASPRPAPAETLRPFSPPQGPPPPPPARMRSPQPARPAGNFGAAAFSPVPRSPLPIGPSSCASPRSPQAAPSRPFPYRRSPTDSDVSLDSEDSGLKSPGILGYNICPRGWNGSLRLKRGSLPTEASCTT, encoded by the exons ATGGAGGGGTTCTCAGAGGAAGCCAGTCTGCTGCGGCATCTGGAGAAGGTTgccagtgaggaggaggaagtgccCTTGGTAGTTTATTTAAAGGAGAATGCAGCCCTGCTGACAGCCAATGGGCTACACCTGTCGCAGAGCCGAGAGACCCAGCAGTCCTCACCAAACCCTCCCGACACTGAAGTACCCAGTCCAGCTGCAGATATCAACCAGAACCCGTCCTCACCCAATGCCACACTCACCACACTAGCCTCTAGCAGTCACCACAACCAGCCCACCGCTGATATCAATCAAAACCCTCCAGCTGCCATCACCCCTGTCCCACAGAATTCATCCCAGGCACAGTGCTCCCCGAATGGCACACTTGATTCCAAACCCGGCACTCTGTGTGCTGATGATGGGCAGCCCCCGGTGCCAGCAGAGGAGGTGAGATCCAGCATTCTCTTGATTGACAAGGTGTCAGCTCCACCTTCTGCCGCCAGCACCTTCTCTAGAGAAGCCACGCCCCTCTCCAGCTCTGGGCCGCCAGCCGCAGCGACAGATCTCATGTCCAGCTCCCTGCTCATTGACATGCAGCCTAGCACCCTAGTGGCACCAGCAGAACAAGAGGTGCCTGGCAATGCAGCTGTCACCACGCCCACTAAGGTGTATAGTGAAGTACATCTCACACTAGCCAAGCCTGCATCCGTGGTCAACAGGACCGCCAGGCCTTTTGGGATCCAGTCGCCAGGGACCAGCCACATAGAGCAAAGCCCCATGATGGGAAGACGACAGTTTGGCGAGAAGGCCTGGGCTCCCCCTGCTAGCAGTATGGCAGATAGGAGTCCCCAGCCACAGAGGCACATAATGTCCCGCAGTCCCATGGTGGAAAGGAGACTGCTTGGGCAGAGAAGTCCGGTCGTAGAGAGACGCCCCTTAGGAAatttcaccccaccccccacctatGCGGAGACTTTGTCAACAGCCCCTGTGGCTTCTCGGGTTAGGTCTCCCCCCTCTTACTCCACTCTGTATCCCAGCTCTGACCCCAAGCCTCCCCATTTGAAAGGTCAGGTAGCCCCTGCCAACAAGACAGGAATTTTGGAAGAATCTATGGCACGCCGAGGCAGCCGAAAATCAATGTTCACTTTCGTGGAGAAGCCCAAGGTGACCCCGAATCCAGACTTGCTGGACCTAGTGCAGACAGCTGATGAGAAGCGGAGGCAGAGAGACCACGGGGAGGTGGGCATGGAAGAAGAGCCCTTTGCCCTGGGAGCTGAGGCCTCCAACTTCCAGCAGGAGCCAATAGCTCGGGACAGGGCCAGCCCTGCGGCAGCTGAGGAAGCTGTCCCCGAGTGGGCCTCCTGCCTCAAGTCACCCCGTATCCAGGCCAAGCCGAAGCCCAAACCCAATCAGAACCTCTCGGAAGCCTCAGGGAAGGGGGCTGAGCTCTACGCCCGCCGCCAGTCACGGATGGAGAAATACGTCATAGAGTCTTCAGGCCATGCCGAATTGGCCCGCTGCCCTTCGCCTACCATGTCCCTGCCTTCATCCTGGAAGTACACCACTAACGCCCCTGGGGGCTTCCGAGTGGCATCCTTAAGCCCAGCGCGGACTCCGCCTGCCTCTCTCTACCACGGCTATCTGCCAGAGAATGGAGTCCTGCGCCCTGAACCTACCAAGCAGCAGCCATACCAGATGCGGCCTTCCCTCTATGCTCTGTCGCCCGTCAAGGAACCTGCCAAGGCCTCATCACGCGCCACCTCATCGCGCACTCCATCACGCACTGTCTCACCTCGAGCTGCCTCCCCGGCCAAGCCTAGCTCCCTGGACCTGGTGCCCAACCTGCCCAGAGCAGGCCTCCCACCATCTCCTGCTCTGCCTCGGCCTTCCCGCTCCTCCCCAGGCCTCTACACTGCCCCAGTCCAAGACAGCCTCCAGCCCACTGCCGTGAGTCCCACCTACAGCAGTGATATCTCCCCCGTGTCTCCCTCCAGGGCGTGGTCTCCTCGAGCCAAGCAGGCTCCCAGGCCTTCCTTCTCCACCCGGAATGCTGGGATCGAGGCCCAG GACCGCCCGGAGAGCCTGCCCACGTCCCCGCCCTGGACGCCGGCCGCTTCCCGGCCCCCTAGCAGCCTGGACGGCTGGGTGAGCCCGGGGCCGTGGGAGCCGGGCCGCGGGAGCAGCATGAGCAGCCctccgccgctgccgccgcctccACCAATGTCCCCCTCGTGGAGCGAGCGCTCCGTCTCCCCGCTGCGATCGGAGACCGAGGCGCGGCCCCCGAGCCGCCAGCTGCAGGCGCTTCTGGCGCGCAACATTATCAACGCGGCCCGGCGCAAGAGCGCCTCCCCGCGGCCAGCGCCGGCTGAGACCCTGCGGCCCTTTTCCCCGCCGCAGGGGCCTCCACCGCCGCCGCCGGCGCGCATGCGCTCTCCGCAGCCAGCCCGCCCTGCCGGCAACTTCGGTGCAGCTGCTTTCTCTCCCGTCCCGCGGAGCCCGTTGCCCATCGGACCTTCGTCCTGTGCTAGTCCCCGGAGTCCTCAAGCCGCACCGTCCAGGCCTTTTCCCTACCGCCGCTCACCTACAGACTCCGACGTGTCTCTCGACTCCGAGGACTCTGGGCTTAAGTCGCCTGGCATCCTCGGCTACAACATCTGTCCTCGGGGCTGGAATGGCAGCCTGAGGCTCAAGCGTGGTAGTCTCCCCACCGAGGCCTCCTGCACCACCTAA
- the Synpo gene encoding synaptopodin isoform X2, whose protein sequence is MLPGSLHANWTPALGRSTSFTENDLKEAKARSQQIAAQLTTPPSSNSRGVQLFNRRRQRVNEFTLESRGQRSPKLNQEALQTGRPLSPIGHAPRPSVKPTSPSKPGSPKHPSPQSLSRGVAGHIMEGFSEEASLLRHLEKVASEEEEVPLVVYLKENAALLTANGLHLSQSRETQQSSPNPPDTEVPSPAADINQNPSSPNATLTTLASSSHHNQPTADINQNPPAAITPVPQNSSQAQCSPNGTLDSKPGTLCADDGQPPVPAEEVRSSILLIDKVSAPPSAASTFSREATPLSSSGPPAAATDLMSSSLLIDMQPSTLVAPAEQEVPGNAAVTTPTKVYSEVHLTLAKPASVVNRTARPFGIQSPGTSHIEQSPMMGRRQFGEKAWAPPASSMADRSPQPQRHIMSRSPMVERRLLGQRSPVVERRPLGNFTPPPTYAETLSTAPVASRVRSPPSYSTLYPSSDPKPPHLKGQVAPANKTGILEESMARRGSRKSMFTFVEKPKVTPNPDLLDLVQTADEKRRQRDHGEVGMEEEPFALGAEASNFQQEPIARDRASPAAAEEAVPEWASCLKSPRIQAKPKPKPNQNLSEASGKGAELYARRQSRMEKYVIESSGHAELARCPSPTMSLPSSWKYTTNAPGGFRVASLSPARTPPASLYHGYLPENGVLRPEPTKQQPYQMRPSLYALSPVKEPAKASSRATSSRTPSRTVSPRAASPAKPSSLDLVPNLPRAGLPPSPALPRPSRSSPGLYTAPVQDSLQPTAVSPTYSSDISPVSPSRAWSPRAKQAPRPSFSTRNAGIEAQDRPESLPTSPPWTPAASRPPSSLDGWVSPGPWEPGRGSSMSSPPPLPPPPPMSPSWSERSVSPLRSETEARPPSRQLQALLARNIINAARRKSASPRPAPAETLRPFSPPQGPPPPPPARMRSPQPARPAGNFGAAAFSPVPRSPLPIGPSSCASPRSPQAAPSRPFPYRRSPTDSDVSLDSEDSGLKSPGILGYNICPRGWNGSLRLKRGSLPTEASCTT, encoded by the exons CACTGGGCCGGAGCACAAGCTTCACCGAAAACGACCTGAAGGAGGCCAAGGCGAGGAGCCAGCAGATTGCAGCCCAGCTGACCACCCCTCCCAGCTCCAACTCCCGAGGGGTCCAGCTCTTCAACAGGCGCAGGCAGAGGGTGAACGAGTTCACCTTGGAGAGCCGAGGCCAGAGGTCACCAAAGCTCAACCAAGAGGCCCTCCAAACAGGGCGTCCTTTGAGCCCCATAGGCCATGCCCCGAGGCCTAGTGTGAAGCCCACATCTCCATCAAAGCCAGGCTCTCCAAAGCACCCCAGTCCCCAAAGCCTCAGCCGAGGGGTCGCTGGCCACATCATGGAGGGGTTCTCAGAGGAAGCCAGTCTGCTGCGGCATCTGGAGAAGGTTgccagtgaggaggaggaagtgccCTTGGTAGTTTATTTAAAGGAGAATGCAGCCCTGCTGACAGCCAATGGGCTACACCTGTCGCAGAGCCGAGAGACCCAGCAGTCCTCACCAAACCCTCCCGACACTGAAGTACCCAGTCCAGCTGCAGATATCAACCAGAACCCGTCCTCACCCAATGCCACACTCACCACACTAGCCTCTAGCAGTCACCACAACCAGCCCACCGCTGATATCAATCAAAACCCTCCAGCTGCCATCACCCCTGTCCCACAGAATTCATCCCAGGCACAGTGCTCCCCGAATGGCACACTTGATTCCAAACCCGGCACTCTGTGTGCTGATGATGGGCAGCCCCCGGTGCCAGCAGAGGAGGTGAGATCCAGCATTCTCTTGATTGACAAGGTGTCAGCTCCACCTTCTGCCGCCAGCACCTTCTCTAGAGAAGCCACGCCCCTCTCCAGCTCTGGGCCGCCAGCCGCAGCGACAGATCTCATGTCCAGCTCCCTGCTCATTGACATGCAGCCTAGCACCCTAGTGGCACCAGCAGAACAAGAGGTGCCTGGCAATGCAGCTGTCACCACGCCCACTAAGGTGTATAGTGAAGTACATCTCACACTAGCCAAGCCTGCATCCGTGGTCAACAGGACCGCCAGGCCTTTTGGGATCCAGTCGCCAGGGACCAGCCACATAGAGCAAAGCCCCATGATGGGAAGACGACAGTTTGGCGAGAAGGCCTGGGCTCCCCCTGCTAGCAGTATGGCAGATAGGAGTCCCCAGCCACAGAGGCACATAATGTCCCGCAGTCCCATGGTGGAAAGGAGACTGCTTGGGCAGAGAAGTCCGGTCGTAGAGAGACGCCCCTTAGGAAatttcaccccaccccccacctatGCGGAGACTTTGTCAACAGCCCCTGTGGCTTCTCGGGTTAGGTCTCCCCCCTCTTACTCCACTCTGTATCCCAGCTCTGACCCCAAGCCTCCCCATTTGAAAGGTCAGGTAGCCCCTGCCAACAAGACAGGAATTTTGGAAGAATCTATGGCACGCCGAGGCAGCCGAAAATCAATGTTCACTTTCGTGGAGAAGCCCAAGGTGACCCCGAATCCAGACTTGCTGGACCTAGTGCAGACAGCTGATGAGAAGCGGAGGCAGAGAGACCACGGGGAGGTGGGCATGGAAGAAGAGCCCTTTGCCCTGGGAGCTGAGGCCTCCAACTTCCAGCAGGAGCCAATAGCTCGGGACAGGGCCAGCCCTGCGGCAGCTGAGGAAGCTGTCCCCGAGTGGGCCTCCTGCCTCAAGTCACCCCGTATCCAGGCCAAGCCGAAGCCCAAACCCAATCAGAACCTCTCGGAAGCCTCAGGGAAGGGGGCTGAGCTCTACGCCCGCCGCCAGTCACGGATGGAGAAATACGTCATAGAGTCTTCAGGCCATGCCGAATTGGCCCGCTGCCCTTCGCCTACCATGTCCCTGCCTTCATCCTGGAAGTACACCACTAACGCCCCTGGGGGCTTCCGAGTGGCATCCTTAAGCCCAGCGCGGACTCCGCCTGCCTCTCTCTACCACGGCTATCTGCCAGAGAATGGAGTCCTGCGCCCTGAACCTACCAAGCAGCAGCCATACCAGATGCGGCCTTCCCTCTATGCTCTGTCGCCCGTCAAGGAACCTGCCAAGGCCTCATCACGCGCCACCTCATCGCGCACTCCATCACGCACTGTCTCACCTCGAGCTGCCTCCCCGGCCAAGCCTAGCTCCCTGGACCTGGTGCCCAACCTGCCCAGAGCAGGCCTCCCACCATCTCCTGCTCTGCCTCGGCCTTCCCGCTCCTCCCCAGGCCTCTACACTGCCCCAGTCCAAGACAGCCTCCAGCCCACTGCCGTGAGTCCCACCTACAGCAGTGATATCTCCCCCGTGTCTCCCTCCAGGGCGTGGTCTCCTCGAGCCAAGCAGGCTCCCAGGCCTTCCTTCTCCACCCGGAATGCTGGGATCGAGGCCCAG GACCGCCCGGAGAGCCTGCCCACGTCCCCGCCCTGGACGCCGGCCGCTTCCCGGCCCCCTAGCAGCCTGGACGGCTGGGTGAGCCCGGGGCCGTGGGAGCCGGGCCGCGGGAGCAGCATGAGCAGCCctccgccgctgccgccgcctccACCAATGTCCCCCTCGTGGAGCGAGCGCTCCGTCTCCCCGCTGCGATCGGAGACCGAGGCGCGGCCCCCGAGCCGCCAGCTGCAGGCGCTTCTGGCGCGCAACATTATCAACGCGGCCCGGCGCAAGAGCGCCTCCCCGCGGCCAGCGCCGGCTGAGACCCTGCGGCCCTTTTCCCCGCCGCAGGGGCCTCCACCGCCGCCGCCGGCGCGCATGCGCTCTCCGCAGCCAGCCCGCCCTGCCGGCAACTTCGGTGCAGCTGCTTTCTCTCCCGTCCCGCGGAGCCCGTTGCCCATCGGACCTTCGTCCTGTGCTAGTCCCCGGAGTCCTCAAGCCGCACCGTCCAGGCCTTTTCCCTACCGCCGCTCACCTACAGACTCCGACGTGTCTCTCGACTCCGAGGACTCTGGGCTTAAGTCGCCTGGCATCCTCGGCTACAACATCTGTCCTCGGGGCTGGAATGGCAGCCTGAGGCTCAAGCGTGGTAGTCTCCCCACCGAGGCCTCCTGCACCACCTAA
- the Synpo gene encoding synaptopodin isoform X4: MEGFSEEASLLRHLEKVASEEEEVPLVVYLKENAALLTANGLHLSQSRETQQSSPNPPDTEVPSPAADINQNPSSPNATLTTLASSSHHNQPTADINQNPPAAITPVPQNSSQAQCSPNGTLDSKPGTLCADDGQPPVPAEEVRSSILLIDKVSAPPSAASTFSREATPLSSSGPPAAATDLMSSSLLIDMQPSTLVAPAEQEVPGNAAVTTPTKVYSEVHLTLAKPASVVNRTARPFGIQSPGTSHIEQSPMMGRRQFGEKAWAPPASSMADRSPQPQRHIMSRSPMVERRLLGQRSPVVERRPLGNFTPPPTYAETLSTAPVASRVRSPPSYSTLYPSSDPKPPHLKGQVAPANKTGILEESMARRGSRKSMFTFVEKPKVTPNPDLLDLVQTADEKRRQRDHGEVGMEEEPFALGAEASNFQQEPIARDRASPAAAEEAVPEWASCLKSPRIQAKPKPKPNQNLSEASGKGAELYARRQSRMEKYVIESSGHAELARCPSPTMSLPSSWKYTTNAPGGFRVASLSPARTPPASLYHGYLPENGVLRPEPTKQQPYQMRPSLYALSPVKEPAKASSRATSSRTPSRTVSPRAASPAKPSSLDLVPNLPRAGLPPSPALPRPSRSSPGLYTAPVQDSLQPTAVSPTYSSDISPVSPSRAWSPRAKQAPRPSFSTRNAGIEAQVWKPSFCFK, translated from the coding sequence ATGGAGGGGTTCTCAGAGGAAGCCAGTCTGCTGCGGCATCTGGAGAAGGTTgccagtgaggaggaggaagtgccCTTGGTAGTTTATTTAAAGGAGAATGCAGCCCTGCTGACAGCCAATGGGCTACACCTGTCGCAGAGCCGAGAGACCCAGCAGTCCTCACCAAACCCTCCCGACACTGAAGTACCCAGTCCAGCTGCAGATATCAACCAGAACCCGTCCTCACCCAATGCCACACTCACCACACTAGCCTCTAGCAGTCACCACAACCAGCCCACCGCTGATATCAATCAAAACCCTCCAGCTGCCATCACCCCTGTCCCACAGAATTCATCCCAGGCACAGTGCTCCCCGAATGGCACACTTGATTCCAAACCCGGCACTCTGTGTGCTGATGATGGGCAGCCCCCGGTGCCAGCAGAGGAGGTGAGATCCAGCATTCTCTTGATTGACAAGGTGTCAGCTCCACCTTCTGCCGCCAGCACCTTCTCTAGAGAAGCCACGCCCCTCTCCAGCTCTGGGCCGCCAGCCGCAGCGACAGATCTCATGTCCAGCTCCCTGCTCATTGACATGCAGCCTAGCACCCTAGTGGCACCAGCAGAACAAGAGGTGCCTGGCAATGCAGCTGTCACCACGCCCACTAAGGTGTATAGTGAAGTACATCTCACACTAGCCAAGCCTGCATCCGTGGTCAACAGGACCGCCAGGCCTTTTGGGATCCAGTCGCCAGGGACCAGCCACATAGAGCAAAGCCCCATGATGGGAAGACGACAGTTTGGCGAGAAGGCCTGGGCTCCCCCTGCTAGCAGTATGGCAGATAGGAGTCCCCAGCCACAGAGGCACATAATGTCCCGCAGTCCCATGGTGGAAAGGAGACTGCTTGGGCAGAGAAGTCCGGTCGTAGAGAGACGCCCCTTAGGAAatttcaccccaccccccacctatGCGGAGACTTTGTCAACAGCCCCTGTGGCTTCTCGGGTTAGGTCTCCCCCCTCTTACTCCACTCTGTATCCCAGCTCTGACCCCAAGCCTCCCCATTTGAAAGGTCAGGTAGCCCCTGCCAACAAGACAGGAATTTTGGAAGAATCTATGGCACGCCGAGGCAGCCGAAAATCAATGTTCACTTTCGTGGAGAAGCCCAAGGTGACCCCGAATCCAGACTTGCTGGACCTAGTGCAGACAGCTGATGAGAAGCGGAGGCAGAGAGACCACGGGGAGGTGGGCATGGAAGAAGAGCCCTTTGCCCTGGGAGCTGAGGCCTCCAACTTCCAGCAGGAGCCAATAGCTCGGGACAGGGCCAGCCCTGCGGCAGCTGAGGAAGCTGTCCCCGAGTGGGCCTCCTGCCTCAAGTCACCCCGTATCCAGGCCAAGCCGAAGCCCAAACCCAATCAGAACCTCTCGGAAGCCTCAGGGAAGGGGGCTGAGCTCTACGCCCGCCGCCAGTCACGGATGGAGAAATACGTCATAGAGTCTTCAGGCCATGCCGAATTGGCCCGCTGCCCTTCGCCTACCATGTCCCTGCCTTCATCCTGGAAGTACACCACTAACGCCCCTGGGGGCTTCCGAGTGGCATCCTTAAGCCCAGCGCGGACTCCGCCTGCCTCTCTCTACCACGGCTATCTGCCAGAGAATGGAGTCCTGCGCCCTGAACCTACCAAGCAGCAGCCATACCAGATGCGGCCTTCCCTCTATGCTCTGTCGCCCGTCAAGGAACCTGCCAAGGCCTCATCACGCGCCACCTCATCGCGCACTCCATCACGCACTGTCTCACCTCGAGCTGCCTCCCCGGCCAAGCCTAGCTCCCTGGACCTGGTGCCCAACCTGCCCAGAGCAGGCCTCCCACCATCTCCTGCTCTGCCTCGGCCTTCCCGCTCCTCCCCAGGCCTCTACACTGCCCCAGTCCAAGACAGCCTCCAGCCCACTGCCGTGAGTCCCACCTACAGCAGTGATATCTCCCCCGTGTCTCCCTCCAGGGCGTGGTCTCCTCGAGCCAAGCAGGCTCCCAGGCCTTCCTTCTCCACCCGGAATGCTGGGATCGAGGCCCAGGTGTGGAAGCCTTCCTTCTGCTTCAAGTAA